Proteins encoded within one genomic window of Oncorhynchus tshawytscha isolate Ot180627B linkage group LG02, Otsh_v2.0, whole genome shotgun sequence:
- the LOC112223249 gene encoding phospholipase DDHD2 isoform X2, whose translation MNGMIEGVYEPVEHHWFHCEQQVDCKDSWFPFNREDSSRLEEAHKHGETRGVEEMVVATEGRRFDVRLKERRRYAVYWEQPPSEVRRCSWFHKGDKDISYTPYPEHTSLILEEAYMISVTLNDWTRKLEFPTGETVVLHSRMLMTQQQTIPSKYWISFPSASEQSRPRTVKRGLEGISIEIPEGEPYQVDHLVFMVHGVGPACDIQLRGVVECVNDFRDASLSLLSSHFKQSQDGTHMGRVEFIPINWHRVLHGDATGVDEDIQRITLPSISRLRQFSNDTVLDLFFYNSPTYCKTIIDTVASEINRLHHIFLQRHPQFTGAVSLTGHSLGSLILFDLLTNQEIHNTDEKISSVSSPSEATSINFESFEETLRNFGLGKFFQMLTKEQMDLESLTLCSETDLKDLGIPLGPRKKIMCLLKRWREKQESRTGTSQPVPGVPSVYSQVQEQPTLLSDAPSISPVDYKYFDIGIGQVSIVYPQLAFQPQAFFALGSPIGMFLTVRGLKRIDPKYSLPTCKSFYNIFHPFDPVAFRIEPMVVTPGVDLPPMLIPHHKGRKRMHLELKDSLKRVSSDLLLSISTLRGVWQTLTTLPVNTLPPVASVGTTAALPPQESEGSRAQNGTVSPTEMKNISFGMLNGGRRFDYVLQEKPLESFNEYLFAIQSHLCYWDSEDTVLLLLREIYEGKGILL comes from the exons ATGAACGGTATGATAGAAGGTGTATATGAGCCGGTGGAGCACCATTGGTTCCACTGCGAGCAGCAGGTGGACTGTAAAGACTCCTGGTTTCCTTTCAACAGGGAGGACTCCTCAAGGCTGGAAGAGGCACACAAACACG GGGAGACCCGTGGGGTGGAGGAGATGGTGGTAGCCACAGAGGGTAGGCGTTTCGATGTGAGGCTGAAGGAGAGGCGGCGTTACGCGGTGTACTGGGAGCAGCCCCCCTCGGAGGTCAGGCGCTGCTCCTGGTTCCACAAAGGAGACAAGGATATCTCCTACACCCCTTACCCAGAGCACACCAGTCTCATTCTGGAG GAGGCTTACATGATATCAGTGACGCTGAATGACTGGACGAGGAAGTTAGAATTCCCCACTGGAGAAACGGTGGTGTTGCACAGCCGTATG CTTATGACACAGCAACAGACAATCCCCTCGAAGTACTGGATAAGCTTCCCCTCTGCCTCTGAGCAAAGTCGACCCAGGACCGTCAAAAGGGGCCTGGAGGGTATTTCAATAGAGATACCTGAAG GAGAGCCTTACCAAGTCGACCACCTTGTCTTCATGGTACATGGCGTTGGCCCGGCCTGTGACATCCAGCTGCGTGGGGTTGTTGAATGTG TGAATGATTTCCGCGATGCTTCACTCAGCCTGCTGAGCAGTCACTTCAAGCAGAGCCAAGATGGCACCCACATGGGCCGCGTGGAGTTCATTCCAATCAACTGGCACCGGGTGCTGCATGGGGACGCCACTGGGGTGGATGA GGATATCCAGAGGATCACACTGCCCAGCATCAGTCGTCTGCGTCAGTTCAGCAATGACACGGTGCTGGACCTGTTCTTCTACAACAGCCCCACCTACTGCAAGACCATCATAGACACCGTGGCCTCAGAGATCAACCGCCTCCACCACATATTCCTTCAGCGCCACCCACAATTCACTGGTGCAGTGTCACTGACTGGACACAGTCTGG GTTCTCTGATCCTCTTTGACCTTCTGACAAATCAAGAAATACATAACACAGATGAAAAGATA AGTAGCGTCAGCAGCCCAAGTGAAGCAACCTCCATTAACTTTGAGAGCTTTGAGGAAACACTTAGGAATTTCGGATTGGGCAAGTTTTTCCAAATGCTTACAAAGGAGCAAATGGACTTAGAATCACtg ACTCTCTGTTCGGAGACAGACTTGAAGGACTTGGGAATACCCTTGGGGCCTCGCAAGAAGATCATGTGCTTgttgaagagatggagagag AAGCAGGAATCCAGGACAGGAACGTCCCAGCCAGTTCCTGGCGTTCCAAGTGTGTATTCCCAGGTCCAAGAACAACCAACGCTACTCTCAGACGCCCCCTCCATCAGCCCAGTGGATTACAAGTACTTTGACATTGGCATTGGCCag GTGTCCATTGTGTACCCTCAGCTGGCCTTCCAGCCGCAGGCCTTCTTTGCCTTGGGTTCTCCTATAGGGATGTTCCTAACGGTGCGCGGCCTGAAGAGGATCGACCCCAAATACAGCCTCCCCACCTGCAAAAGCTTCTACAACATCTTCCATCCA TTTGACCCGGTGGCCTTCAGGATTGAGCCCATGGTGGTGACTCCAGGGGTGGACCTGCCCCCAATGCTAATCCCACATCACAAGGGCAGGAAGAGGATGCATCTCG AGCTGAAAGACAGCTTGAAGCGAGTCAGCTCAGATCTGCTGCTCTCCATCAGTACTCTGCGTGGTGTGTGGCAGACCCTCACCACGCTACCTGTCAACACACTGCCCCCAGTGGCCAGTGTAGGAACCACAGCTGCACTGCCACCTCAGGAGTCAGAAG GTAGTAGGGCCCAAAACGGTACCGTCTCACCTACAGAGATGAAGAATATCAGTTTTGGAATGTTGAATGGTGGACGTCGGTTTGATTACGTCCTTCAAGAGAAACCCCTAGAGAGCTTCAATGAGTATCTGTTTGCCATCCAGAGCCATCTCTGCTACTG GGATTCTGAGGATACCGTGTTGCTGCTTTTGAGAGAAATCTATGAGGGGAAGGGAATCCTTCTCTAG
- the LOC112223249 gene encoding phospholipase DDHD2 isoform X1 gives MNGMIEGVYEPVEHHWFHCEQQVDCKDSWFPFNREDSSRLEEAHKHGETRGVEEMVVATEGRRFDVRLKERRRYAVYWEQPPSEVRRCSWFHKGDKDISYTPYPEHTSLILEEAYMISVTLNDWTRKLEFPTGETVVLHSRMLMTQQQTIPSKYWISFPSASEQSRPRTVKRGLEGISIEIPEGEPYQVDHLVFMVHGVGPACDIQLRGVVECVNDFRDASLSLLSSHFKQSQDGTHMGRVEFIPINWHRVLHGDATGVDEDIQRITLPSISRLRQFSNDTVLDLFFYNSPTYCKTIIDTVASEINRLHHIFLQRHPQFTGAVSLTGHSLGSLILFDLLTNQEIHNTDEKISSVSSPSEATSINFESFEETLRNFGLGKFFQMLTKEQMDLESLTLCSETDLKDLGIPLGPRKKIMCLLKRWREQESRTGTSQPVPGVPSVYSQVQEQPTLLSDAPSISPVDYKYFDIGIGQVSIVYPQLAFQPQAFFALGSPIGMFLTVRGLKRIDPKYSLPTCKSFYNIFHPFDPVAFRIEPMVVTPGVDLPPMLIPHHKGRKRMHLELKDSLKRVSSDLLLSISTLRGVWQTLTTLPVNTLPPVASVGTTAALPPQESEGSRAQNGTVSPTEMKNISFGMLNGGRRFDYVLQEKPLESFNEYLFAIQSHLCYWDSEDTVLLLLREIYEGKGILL, from the exons ATGAACGGTATGATAGAAGGTGTATATGAGCCGGTGGAGCACCATTGGTTCCACTGCGAGCAGCAGGTGGACTGTAAAGACTCCTGGTTTCCTTTCAACAGGGAGGACTCCTCAAGGCTGGAAGAGGCACACAAACACG GGGAGACCCGTGGGGTGGAGGAGATGGTGGTAGCCACAGAGGGTAGGCGTTTCGATGTGAGGCTGAAGGAGAGGCGGCGTTACGCGGTGTACTGGGAGCAGCCCCCCTCGGAGGTCAGGCGCTGCTCCTGGTTCCACAAAGGAGACAAGGATATCTCCTACACCCCTTACCCAGAGCACACCAGTCTCATTCTGGAG GAGGCTTACATGATATCAGTGACGCTGAATGACTGGACGAGGAAGTTAGAATTCCCCACTGGAGAAACGGTGGTGTTGCACAGCCGTATG CTTATGACACAGCAACAGACAATCCCCTCGAAGTACTGGATAAGCTTCCCCTCTGCCTCTGAGCAAAGTCGACCCAGGACCGTCAAAAGGGGCCTGGAGGGTATTTCAATAGAGATACCTGAAG GAGAGCCTTACCAAGTCGACCACCTTGTCTTCATGGTACATGGCGTTGGCCCGGCCTGTGACATCCAGCTGCGTGGGGTTGTTGAATGTG TGAATGATTTCCGCGATGCTTCACTCAGCCTGCTGAGCAGTCACTTCAAGCAGAGCCAAGATGGCACCCACATGGGCCGCGTGGAGTTCATTCCAATCAACTGGCACCGGGTGCTGCATGGGGACGCCACTGGGGTGGATGA GGATATCCAGAGGATCACACTGCCCAGCATCAGTCGTCTGCGTCAGTTCAGCAATGACACGGTGCTGGACCTGTTCTTCTACAACAGCCCCACCTACTGCAAGACCATCATAGACACCGTGGCCTCAGAGATCAACCGCCTCCACCACATATTCCTTCAGCGCCACCCACAATTCACTGGTGCAGTGTCACTGACTGGACACAGTCTGG GTTCTCTGATCCTCTTTGACCTTCTGACAAATCAAGAAATACATAACACAGATGAAAAGATA AGTAGCGTCAGCAGCCCAAGTGAAGCAACCTCCATTAACTTTGAGAGCTTTGAGGAAACACTTAGGAATTTCGGATTGGGCAAGTTTTTCCAAATGCTTACAAAGGAGCAAATGGACTTAGAATCACtg ACTCTCTGTTCGGAGACAGACTTGAAGGACTTGGGAATACCCTTGGGGCCTCGCAAGAAGATCATGTGCTTgttgaagagatggagagag CAGGAATCCAGGACAGGAACGTCCCAGCCAGTTCCTGGCGTTCCAAGTGTGTATTCCCAGGTCCAAGAACAACCAACGCTACTCTCAGACGCCCCCTCCATCAGCCCAGTGGATTACAAGTACTTTGACATTGGCATTGGCCag GTGTCCATTGTGTACCCTCAGCTGGCCTTCCAGCCGCAGGCCTTCTTTGCCTTGGGTTCTCCTATAGGGATGTTCCTAACGGTGCGCGGCCTGAAGAGGATCGACCCCAAATACAGCCTCCCCACCTGCAAAAGCTTCTACAACATCTTCCATCCA TTTGACCCGGTGGCCTTCAGGATTGAGCCCATGGTGGTGACTCCAGGGGTGGACCTGCCCCCAATGCTAATCCCACATCACAAGGGCAGGAAGAGGATGCATCTCG AGCTGAAAGACAGCTTGAAGCGAGTCAGCTCAGATCTGCTGCTCTCCATCAGTACTCTGCGTGGTGTGTGGCAGACCCTCACCACGCTACCTGTCAACACACTGCCCCCAGTGGCCAGTGTAGGAACCACAGCTGCACTGCCACCTCAGGAGTCAGAAG GTAGTAGGGCCCAAAACGGTACCGTCTCACCTACAGAGATGAAGAATATCAGTTTTGGAATGTTGAATGGTGGACGTCGGTTTGATTACGTCCTTCAAGAGAAACCCCTAGAGAGCTTCAATGAGTATCTGTTTGCCATCCAGAGCCATCTCTGCTACTG GGATTCTGAGGATACCGTGTTGCTGCTTTTGAGAGAAATCTATGAGGGGAAGGGAATCCTTCTCTAG